One Dioscorea cayenensis subsp. rotundata cultivar TDr96_F1 chromosome 19, TDr96_F1_v2_PseudoChromosome.rev07_lg8_w22 25.fasta, whole genome shotgun sequence genomic window, tatttaaattaaaaatgtagggatatattgataaaaaatttaagtgttCGTGTTTTACTGAGAAGGTGAGTTCAAACCTCAGTCTATGTAAATAAGGGTATAAGTGTTATTAAATTTGTAGTTGTACTTCAAACATGTCCGAAGCCGGTCCCTGAATccgtaaaaaaataaaataaaataaaataaaaataataaaatagattttctcaagggtaaatatgtaatttaacTTAAGCAGTTGTCGTCCTTACTGCTTTCAAATCCTTGCACAATAAAAGGTACCCAACACGATGACCCGCGAACCGGAACAACCACCGCTGCACGTGCTCCCACGTGCAAACACGATGTACTCACCGTTAGATTGCGTCGAGATTGATAAGTTTTCTTATCTCGGAGCAGTTTGGCGGCAGAGATCTAGCCGTGATTTTAGTCTCTCCAGGTTCCTCTTTGTCCGGCACCCGGTCCTTGTCTGTGTTCCACTTGCTTCCAACCGCCACGTGTCCTTTGCCGTTTACGGACTCCGTGCACTACTGTTACATTTGCATGAAAAACGTTTTCTGGGAAACGGTCATGGGAAACGGATTTAGTGTTTTTGGCCTGGTGGAAAATCCACTATTGGTCCCTTGAACTATTTGCACTGTTTATTTTAGTCCTTGGTGAATTTTAATAACTTATtacttttgatttaaatattatttaaacttataataataataatcaagcaTGGttcaaattttatgatttttatctatatccattcaaatttgaaagcttgaatttgggaaaaaatatattttatattcatatttttattttactattgttaattgtttttaaaagcaACAAACACCAAATGACAGAAATGTACGATGGTGAATTAGTTATTATGACTTATCAATCATctagaattaattaatttataaaataccATTGGGGCAATGAAAATTCTGCTATACAcgcctaaattttatttttgaattaaatcaagCTAATAAATTGCTTTACCATATAATTTTGAAGGAGATGGATACAATACCTCATATCTGGGTTAAAAAACAGTTATTAATGTAACAATAATATAGTAGTGATACTATAGTACTTTAGGGAGGATTTAATCTTGTGTTATGTCCATCACTATTTGTAACAAAATCCACTAGACTACTAGTGCTTGTTGCTAAAATATAACgcgatataaaataaaaaataataaaataaaatttaaaaaatgatggatttcACTGCATATACACATATTTATGACTTATGAGGTCTATCAAAAATTATTCCATCTGAAATAcatgtgcaattttttttttaaaaaaaaggtaaaaaatttGATGGTAAAAAAATGCATCataatgctaaaaaaaaaataaaattgattcacAATCCCAACATTACTAGGGGGCAAAATGCAAAAAACGCAACGAGAAACGAGATAAATCCCTGGAAAAACGCGTTTCCCAGTCACCATAGTTCTCTTCCAGTTCAACGCCTCTCTTCCGACATCGCAAGCAAAGCAAAGCCATAAAACTCCTCCAAAAACTAAGGGAGAAAAATAAGGAGTAAAATTTCTCCGTCTTCGCCGACTCCAAACCCTAGATCTCCCATCGCTGTCGAGCTCTCGTTCTGTGGATCCCGATCGATTCATCTGTAGCTTGATCGGGATCTTGATTGAGAGGGTAAAGTTTTGTTCTTGATCGGATCGAGGCCGCCACGGCGCAAGCTGGCACCGCCGCCGGATGGCGCTCTTTAGGAGGCTGTTCTATCGCAAGCCTCCGGATCGCCTTCTTGAGATCTCCGAGAGGGTTTATGGTACTAATGCTTGCTTTTTtgactatgttttttttgtagcTAAGATCTTTGGTACCTTTGTAATTGATGGTGATTCTTTGTTGATGTTGcttgattgttttgtttttacttgtagTTGCTgaatttgagtttattttgcTGGTTTCTTGATGGTATTGAGGCGAAAtttgaggggtttttttttgggttcttgattattttttaaagcgTTTCAgtgatgaagaaggaaaagacaaatctttttgtttgtttggttgtttttttgttttactggTAATTGCCCTAATGCTGGGAGAAACGTGAATTTGTGGTTGTAGTGTTTGATTGTTGCTTCTCCACTGAGACATTGGAAGAAGATGAGTACAAGGATTATATGGGCGGCATTGTCACGCAGCTCAATGACTATTTCCCTGATGCCTCATTCATGGTATTCAACTTCCGGGAGGGGGATCGGAGGAGCCAAGTCTTTGATATTTTATCGGGGTATGATATGACTGTCATGGACTATCCTCGACAATATGAAGGCTGTCCTTTGCTTCCCTTTTGAGATGATACATCACTTCTTGAGGTCAAGTGAGAGTTGGCTTTCATTGGAAGGGCAGAACAATGTGTTGTTAATGCACTGTGAGAGAGGTGGATGGCCTGTGCTTGCATTCATGCTTGCAGGGCTGCTGCTTTACAGGAAACAGTACACCGGGGAGCAGAAGACTTTGGAGATGGTTTATAAGCAGGCTCCAAAGGAGCTGCTCCATTTATTGTCTCCATTGAATCCGCAACCTTCTCATATGAGATATCTTCAGTATATTTCAAGACGAGGCTTGGAGTGGCCTCCTCATGACAAGCCCTTCTATTTGGAATGTGTCATTCTTACAATTGTTCCCAATTTTGATGGAAAAGGGGGTTGCAGGCCAATTGTTCGTGTCTACGGTCAGGACCCATTGACCCCAGCAAATAGAAGCTCTAAGATTTTGTTCTCATCTTTAAAGACCAAGAGACGAATTTCCCACTACAGACAGGCAAGGCTTTATTGCAAGGAATGATCTTTGGTGTATTTTTTAACtagaaaattattgattttgaAATGATTCCAGGAAGATAATTCGcctattaaaataaatgtaagATGCCGTGTTCAAGGGGATGTTGTAAttgaatgcatccacatggaCGATGATTTGGAGCGAGAGGAAATGATGTTCAGGTTGATGTTCAACACTGCATTCATCCAATCAAATGTTTTGCTGCTGAACCGTGAGGAGATTGACACAGTGTGGAATGCCAAGGATCAGTTCCCAAAGGACTTCAAAGCAGAGGTAGGTGTTTGTTTCTCTTACATATTAGTGTCTGTTCATAATATGATTGGAGTTGAAAGCACATTCATCCCTGAATCAGGTACTCTTTTCAGACTTGGATGCTGTTGAATCTGATGCCACCACAGACATAGCTGGAGATGAGGATGAGACGGATGTTGCCTCAATAGAAGAGTTTTTTGAGGCAGAAGAGATTTTTAGCAATGCAGATTGGCAGGATAGCAAGAGGGACGCTGAGGTTAACATGGTTCAAATCAAAACCATGGTGGAAGATGGGTTTTGCAAGCTAGAAACCTCAAATTCAGTTGACGAAGTGACTAGCCAATCAGATTTCAGCAAAGTTGGCAAAGAGTCAGAGATTATCGTCAATTTTGACAATGGTAACATTGAAACTATGGCTATTACAGAACGGGCAGAAATTATAATTGATAATGGGGAGTCAATTCAAAAGGATATTGTTGCGGAGAAGTTATTCACATTAGATGACATGGCCACTCTTGAAGAGAAGGGAACGATGGGTGGTAGCAACTCTAAACAGGCTGCTGAATGTTCTCTTACACAGCCCATGGAAGAGAAGAGTACCCTTCTAGTTGAAGGTAAGAACTTTATTGAAGAAAACAAATCCTCTGCAAAAGACATGATTGCAGTAAAAGAGAAGAGCACAATGAATAATGGGAATTTTAAGCAGGACTTTGAAGATTCTATTACCATTGCTATTGATGAGAAGAGTGTGTTAGAGACCAATAAGTCTGAGGTTGATACAAAAATTGTTATTCATCAAGAGCCAAATCATCATGCACACCACCCAACATCAGTTGGTGAGGCTGATAACAGATGTGGGAATGGGAACTCCGTTGCTAGAAAGAAACCTCTCCCACATGACAAGAGTCACGGGGTAGAGACACCGGATATGGCAATTGGGATTAGGTCTACATTAAGAACTAGTGATCACAGAAGGGATGGAGATAATGTTGCAAACAACAGTGATTTTGATGCTCTTTCTGAGAGTAAGTCAGGAAACTTTGATGTTGCAGATTTAGCCCAGAGTCATCTTCATgatagaaatataaaacatgaCATAAAAATTGTTACTGAGAAGGCAATAAGTCTGGACGACAAGGTCATAATTGAAGAGAAAAGTATGGTAGAAATCAGCAATTACAGAGAAGTGACTGACTGTTTTATCACTCAGGTATATGATAGTACAGGTGAATTAGAAAGGAGCAACTTTAAACATGATGCAAGGAACATGGACGATCAAAGAACATTTACTTCAGGCCATATGAAAAGTAAGGCTGAAACTCCGGCACCAGTTGGTGAATTCACGAGACAAGGAAACAGCAGTTCCAAGCACGATACAACCAACATTGTTACAAGTAAGAAATCTAATTTTGATGACAAGATTCACAAGTCTGTGATAGCAAATGAAGTGAGATCTCATTCGGAAATTCAATCTAATTTTGATGACAAGATTCACAAGTCTGTGATAGCCAATGAAGTGAGATCTTACTCAGAAATTCCTGAATATAATGAGACAGATAGTGGTAGTGTTGCTCAGCATAAGGGAGAGCCTAAGGTTCTTAGTCAGAAGACGGTAACTGAGATTGAACAACAAAGTAAGGATACTTTGTTGCCAACCATGTTGAAGAAACCACCATCTGATCCTATCTTATCCAAACAAAGGAACAATCAAGATTCGCTTAGCACCGACAAGAAACCAACAAAACCGAAGACCATTTCCAGGTGGATAACTCCAAAGAAAGGTTCCAACGCTACAAGTGTTTATGTTCCTGCTCACCCTCCTTCGAGATATAACAGTGCGCCACCCGCCCTTGCGATTTCTGCAAATTCACTTGATAATGAGGCAGGTGAAACTGCTGAGGTTTCGCCAACTCTGACTTCCCACCAGAAACTGACGCTGCCCTCAGTTGAAGAGGTTGCTTCTCATACACCTGCTCCAGTCCCACCTGCATTGCAAGCTCATActtcaccaccaccatcacctccACTGCCGCCTCCTCCACTGCCTGGTACTACACCTAACATTTATCTTAAAGAgctctcttcatcttcctcac contains:
- the LOC120250450 gene encoding LOW QUALITY PROTEIN: formin-like protein 20 (The sequence of the model RefSeq protein was modified relative to this genomic sequence to represent the inferred CDS: inserted 3 bases in 2 codons; deleted 1 base in 1 codon); amino-acid sequence: MALFRRLFYRKPPDRLLEISERVYVFDCCFSTETLEEDEYKDYMGGIVTQLNDYFPDASFMVFNFREGDRRSQVFDILSGYDMTVMDYPRQYEGCPLLPFEMIHHFLRSSESWLSLEGQNNVLLMHCERGGWPVLAFMLAGLLLYRKQYTGEQKTLEMVYKQAPKELLHLLSPLNPQPSHMRYLQYISRRGLEWPPHDKPFYLECVILTIVPNFDGKGGCRPIVRVYGQDPLTPANRSSKILFSSLKTKRRISHYRQEDNSPIKINVRCRVQGDVVIECIHMDDDLEREEMMFRLMFNTAFIQSNVLLLNREEIDTVWNAKDQFPKDFKAEVLFSDLDAVESDATTDIAGDEDETDVASIEEFFEAEEIFSNADWQDSKRDAEVNMVQIKTMVEDGFCKLETSNSVDEVTSQSDFSKVGKESEIIVNFDNGNIETMAITERAEIIIDNGESIQKDIVAEKLFTLDDMATLEEKGTMGGSNSKQAAECSLTQPMEEKSTLLVEGKNFIEENKSSAKDMIAVKEKSTMNNGNFKQDFEDSITIAIDEKSVLETNKSEVDTKIVIHQEPNHHAHHPTSVGEADNRCGNGNSVARKKPLPHDKSHGVETPDMAIGIRSTLRTSDHRRDGDNVANNSDFDALSESKSGNFDVADLAQSHLHDRNIKHDIKIVTEKAISLDDKVIIEEKSMVEISNYREVTDCFITQVYDSTGELERSNFKHDARNMDDQRTFTSGHMKSKAETPAPVGEFTRQGNSSSKHDTTNIVTSKKSNFDDKIHKSVIANEVRSHSEIQSNFDDKIHKSVIANEVRSYSEIPEYNETDSGSVAQHKGEPKVLSQKTVTEIEQQSKDTLLPTMLKKPPSDPILSKQRNNQDSLSTDKKPTKPKTISRWITPKKGSNATSVYVPAHPPSRYNSAPPALAISANSLDNEAGETAEVSPTLTSHQKLTLPSVEEVASHTPAPVPPALQAHTSPPPSPPLPPPPLPGLGREMLNQIPPPPSLRPQPSLPPPPPPPPPPPPPSRPLGVSMPSTSQSSQTTSSSTQSRIGLQSPNQIPTPPPPPPPPTRSHPGSFQVPPPPPPPPPPRGPPPPTFAPPPPPPPPPPPSLMEHHQPLPLPLHLHLHRPMLSRTSIVSPPPPPPPPPPPPPSMRSSSSAPLPPPSPPPVMAALTGPNRCPSLTPPPPPPPPPPPPMAFGRVPPAPPPPPPPPPPPPPPPPLEHLQELHLHLHPPPPPPPPPXARAGGPPPPPPPPPPPAPPGARVGGPPPPPPPPPGARAGGPPPPPPPPLGARAGGPPPPPPPPGARAGAPPPPPPPGGRAGAPPPPPPPGRGGPPPPPPXPGGRTSGPPPPPRAPGAPPPPPGSLPSQTGAKGAVGGRGRGSIRPASPGLSASAPRKSTLKPLHWVKVTRAVQGSLWAELQKSDDSPGASDFDVSELESLFPAVVPKSNDSKSDGRRKSLGSKTDKVHLIELRRANNTEIMLTKVKMPLSDMMSAALALDDSILDVDQVENLIKFCPTKEEMELLKNYNGDKDNLGKCEQFFLELMKVPRVESKLRVFSFKIQFNAQISDLRNSLNTVDNACVQIRNSVKLKEIMKKILLLGNTLNQGTARGSAIGFRLDSLLKLTDTRATNNKMTLMHYLCKVLASRSSHLLDFHEDLPSLEIASKIQLKSLAEEMQAIVKGLEKVELELTASESDGPVSEVFRKTLKEFIAVATADVRTLSSLYASVGRNADALAQYFGEDPARCPFEQVISTLLNFVRMFRRAHDENCKQIELERKKAQKEAEMEKSKSGIHTHRRDSSSTDAGESLKGQLERAKSSKRQKTDIR